In a single window of the Vitis vinifera cultivar Pinot Noir 40024 chromosome 6, ASM3070453v1 genome:
- the LOC100854087 gene encoding anther-specific proline-rich protein APG-like codes for MARTRGAKSSSPSNRKKSLRKEPVPDPAPQPSQPKAIPPPMKPAPPKPPAKRYLTRSGGRPLQKKPRVESSEVPSPVPQAKSPAPQAKAQEPQAPLPEPQIAAEVAPKEVIRRPMLPQPPIEGNLDCRTRPFHSELCFDLPAFRVRLELAQSFQLLRRTREQENMRAMPEDE; via the exons atggcgcgaacaAGAGGGGCTaaatcttcatctccttcgaaTCGCAAGAAGAGTCTGCGAAAGGAACCAGTTCCAGATCCTGCTCCTCAACCTTCGCAGCCGAAAGCAATCCCTCCTCCAATGAAGCCCGCGCCGCCAAAGCCGCCAGCGAAACGATACCTTACCAGGTCGGGAGGTCGGCCATTGCAAAAGAAGCCCAGGGTCGAGAGCTCAGAAGTACCATCTCCGGTACCGCAAGCAAAATCTCCGGCGCCGCAAGCAAAagctcaggagcctcaagcaccacttcccgagccccaaattGCAGCTGAAGTAGCTCCTAAAGAAGTAATCAGGAGGCCAATGCTAcctcagcccccaattgagggaaatttggattgtcgAACAcggccattccactccgagctttGCTTCGACTTACCGGCATTCAGAGTGAGGCTGGAGCTTGCCCAGTCATTCCAGCTGCTGAGAag GACACGTGAACAGGAGAACATGCGCGCCATGCCTGAGGACGAATGA